The following are from one region of the Ignavibacteriota bacterium genome:
- a CDS encoding acyl-CoA thioesterase produces the protein MLIHKTTLRVRYADTDQMQYAYNGKYFEYFEVGRTEMMREHGLTYKKIEESGFHMPVYEAFLQFKNPAFYDEQLEIETRVEKIPQAKVHIDHTIRSLDRNIIIAEGYIELAFIKSGTKKITRAPEFFTSAIEKFFRNK, from the coding sequence CGGGTTCGATACGCGGATACAGATCAAATGCAATATGCATATAACGGAAAATATTTTGAATACTTTGAAGTCGGACGAACCGAAATGATGCGTGAACACGGATTGACTTATAAAAAAATTGAAGAGAGTGGTTTTCACATGCCGGTGTATGAAGCATTCCTCCAATTTAAAAACCCGGCTTTTTATGATGAACAACTTGAAATAGAAACACGTGTTGAAAAAATACCGCAGGCTAAAGTGCATATCGATCATACAATCCGAAGTCTTGATAGAAATATCATTATTGCCGAAGGTTACATCGAGCTTGCATTTATAAAATCGGGTACAAAAAAAATTACAAGAGCGCCTGAATTTTTTACAAGCGCTATTGAAAAATTTTTTCGGAATAAATAA